A single genomic interval of Lewinellaceae bacterium harbors:
- the bcp gene encoding thioredoxin-dependent thiol peroxidase: MMKLKVGDAAPDFSGVDETGKKVSLKDFRGKKLVLYFYPQDNTPSCTNEACSLRDGWRELQREGYEILGVSPDSTRKHTNFINKFDLPFHLLADQDKQVILAYGVWGPKKTFGREYDGVLRTTFVINQQGKIERIIDHVNTKDHANQILEIQ; encoded by the coding sequence GTGATGAAACTAAAAGTTGGAGATGCAGCACCTGATTTCAGCGGTGTTGATGAAACCGGGAAGAAGGTTTCCCTGAAAGATTTCCGGGGCAAAAAGCTGGTATTGTACTTTTATCCACAGGACAATACACCCAGCTGTACCAATGAAGCTTGCAGTCTGCGCGATGGCTGGCGAGAATTACAAAGAGAAGGTTATGAAATCCTGGGTGTAAGCCCGGATAGCACACGCAAGCATACCAATTTTATTAATAAATTTGACCTGCCATTTCACCTTCTGGCTGATCAGGATAAACAAGTGATCCTGGCCTATGGAGTGTGGGGTCCAAAGAAAACCTTTGGCCGCGAATACGACGGTGTATTAAGAACCACCTTTGTCATAAACCAGCAAGGTAAAATAGAACGGATAATCGATCATGTAAATACGAAAGATCATGCTAATCAGATTCTTGAAATTCAGTAG
- a CDS encoding M23 family metallopeptidase → MRRWLLLVGMYLMAAWTSPDAGSYPQDYFHAPVDFPIRLSGTFGELRPGHFHSGMDIKPSTGGAGDPVLASADGHIARIAVSSGGYGNAIYIQHGNGYQTVYGHMQGFIPAIAGYVLKEQYRLHSFEVNLYPPASLFPVKQGEQIGTLGNSGSSSAPHLHFEIRASSAEPINPALFGIPVDDRTKPRAYQLALYTMRGTKPCLVREVPVVNNHIPDTLDWDFSDLAFGVEAFDLANGATNKNGIYSMLLIADSVTRFKMELDQFAFGETRYLNAHKDYGQWYAHGQTIHRLHRLNYDRFSESSKSDGWITLKPNDIIPVSLTIADAFNNRMTLKTVIRSEHLKVMVPDEDQNIVFTYRDHEVTWQNEDFNVKLPSHLLYTETPIRYSAVTDLSSGIYSRVHDFHDPLEPVHRYYTIGIHSTRDIPASRQDKAVILLCDEDGSEVSMGGQWRDGTLEAQVRDFGQFFIGLDTVAPIIEAVEFPTTWQKDKSLKFRITDNLVTSGQANGLSYTTTIDGVWYLASYDLKKDQIEVGYTKPLTAGKHVFRLVVEDDRKNQSVFERSLVIP, encoded by the coding sequence ATGAGGCGATGGCTATTATTGGTGGGGATGTACCTGATGGCAGCCTGGACCTCTCCGGATGCCGGATCGTATCCTCAGGATTATTTTCATGCGCCGGTAGATTTTCCGATCCGCCTGTCCGGAACATTTGGTGAATTGCGACCAGGTCATTTCCATAGCGGCATGGATATTAAACCCTCAACTGGTGGTGCCGGCGACCCGGTCTTAGCCTCCGCTGACGGACATATCGCCCGTATTGCCGTCAGTTCCGGTGGTTATGGTAATGCCATTTACATTCAGCATGGCAATGGCTACCAGACCGTCTATGGCCACATGCAGGGATTTATCCCGGCCATTGCCGGATATGTATTAAAGGAGCAGTACCGGTTGCATTCTTTTGAGGTCAATCTGTATCCTCCGGCATCCCTGTTCCCGGTGAAACAAGGGGAACAGATCGGTACCCTGGGTAATTCCGGGAGTTCGTCCGCCCCCCATCTGCACTTCGAGATACGGGCATCATCTGCAGAGCCCATCAACCCGGCCCTGTTTGGCATTCCCGTAGATGACCGGACCAAACCCCGAGCTTACCAACTGGCGCTCTATACCATGCGGGGGACAAAGCCCTGCCTGGTGCGTGAGGTACCGGTGGTCAACAATCACATCCCGGACACCCTGGACTGGGACTTCAGCGACCTGGCATTTGGTGTTGAAGCTTTTGACCTGGCCAACGGTGCTACCAATAAAAACGGAATTTACAGCATGCTGCTGATCGCCGATTCGGTCACCCGCTTTAAAATGGAGCTGGATCAATTTGCATTTGGGGAAACCAGATACCTCAATGCACATAAGGATTACGGCCAGTGGTATGCCCATGGCCAGACCATTCACCGTCTGCACCGACTGAATTACGATCGTTTTTCCGAATCAAGTAAGTCCGACGGCTGGATCACTCTTAAACCCAATGATATCATTCCGGTTTCTTTGACTATTGCCGATGCTTTCAATAACCGGATGACCCTGAAAACGGTGATCCGCTCAGAACACTTAAAAGTAATGGTCCCGGATGAGGACCAGAATATTGTATTTACCTACCGGGACCATGAGGTGACCTGGCAGAATGAGGATTTTAATGTGAAGCTACCCAGCCACCTGCTGTATACGGAGACTCCCATTCGCTATTCTGCCGTGACCGATCTTTCGTCCGGAATCTATTCCCGTGTTCATGATTTCCATGATCCCCTTGAACCAGTCCATCGGTATTACACCATCGGCATACACTCTACACGAGATATACCGGCATCAAGACAGGACAAAGCGGTGATTCTGCTTTGTGATGAAGATGGTAGTGAAGTCAGCATGGGCGGGCAATGGCGCGATGGAACCTTGGAAGCACAAGTACGGGATTTTGGTCAGTTTTTTATCGGACTTGACACGGTGGCGCCAATCATTGAGGCGGTTGAATTTCCAACAACCTGGCAAAAGGATAAGAGCCTGAAATTCAGGATCACCGATAATTTAGTGACCTCCGGACAGGCAAATGGTCTTAGCTACACCACGACCATTGATGGGGTGTGGTACCTGGCTTCTTACGATCTGAAAAAGGATCAGATCGAAGTGGGCTACACAAAACCTTTGACGGCGGGCAAACATGTTTTTCGTTTGGTTGTTGAGGACGATAGAAAGAATCAATCGGTCTTCGAACGAAGTCTGGTGATTCCGTAG
- the meaB gene encoding methylmalonyl Co-A mutase-associated GTPase MeaB: MTKKVSINPTAEPRMASRRHRWQDYLEGIRQGNRMWLAKAITLIESSLQADQEESIALLSHLPDSVSDSVRIAISGPPGAGKSTLIEQLGILDIAAGIPVAVLAIDPSSSRSGGSLLGDKTRMEMLMQQKQAFIRPSPARGHLGGVAAYTRETISICEAAGFQRIYIETVGVGQSEYEAASLTDLFILVLQPGSGDRLQGIKKGIVEMADLIVVNKCDGDLAPAALHTQSEYRQALHIMPHGEQPEVLCISAQEGLGMDGLEHQIARLIEQKKQNGSFSQQRKAQNQDWFRRSLERQLLQWMLADPQLKTIWQEMEAAVRAGSVAPVVAAARCLESIRKSKWNSL, translated from the coding sequence TTGACAAAAAAAGTTTCCATAAATCCAACAGCAGAACCCCGAATGGCATCACGCCGGCACCGGTGGCAGGACTACCTCGAAGGGATCCGCCAGGGCAATCGAATGTGGCTGGCCAAAGCAATTACATTAATCGAGTCCAGCCTGCAGGCGGATCAGGAGGAATCTATTGCTCTGCTGAGCCATTTGCCGGATTCCGTTTCAGACAGCGTCCGCATTGCCATATCAGGTCCTCCTGGAGCAGGAAAAAGTACTCTGATCGAACAATTGGGGATTTTAGACATTGCAGCAGGCATCCCTGTGGCCGTTTTGGCCATCGACCCTTCGTCCTCGCGGAGTGGCGGCAGCCTGCTTGGCGATAAAACCCGGATGGAAATGCTCATGCAACAAAAGCAGGCCTTCATCCGCCCCAGCCCAGCCCGTGGCCACCTCGGCGGTGTAGCGGCCTATACCCGGGAGACCATATCCATCTGTGAAGCTGCCGGTTTCCAACGTATTTATATAGAGACGGTTGGCGTAGGCCAGTCGGAATACGAAGCAGCCAGTCTCACAGACCTGTTTATTCTGGTGTTACAACCAGGCTCTGGCGACCGTCTTCAGGGGATCAAAAAGGGCATTGTTGAAATGGCGGACCTGATCGTAGTGAATAAATGCGATGGGGACCTTGCTCCAGCCGCCCTGCATACCCAATCCGAATACCGGCAGGCACTTCATATCATGCCTCACGGAGAACAGCCGGAAGTGCTCTGCATCTCAGCGCAGGAAGGCCTGGGCATGGACGGGCTGGAGCATCAAATTGCCCGCTTGATTGAACAAAAAAAGCAGAATGGGTCATTTAGTCAGCAGAGAAAAGCTCAAAACCAGGATTGGTTTCGCCGTTCCCTGGAGCGCCAGCTGCTGCAATGGATGCTGGCCGATCCTCAATTAAAAACGATCTGGCAGGAAATGGAAGCTGCCGTTCGAGCAGGCTCAGTCGCCCCGGTGGTGGCTGCCGCCCGCTGTCTGGAATCCATCCGGAAGTCAAAATGGAATTCGCTATGA
- a CDS encoding IscS subfamily cysteine desulfurase, which produces MSLNRIYLDNNATTPCDPRVIEVMLPYFFEKPGNAASRNHPFGWEAEEAVDTARNHIAHLIAADPKEIVFTSGATESDNLALKGLFELYRRKGQHLITVNTEHKAVLDTCKHLEKMGAEVTYLGVDSAGLIDLDELEKAIRPDTLMVSVMWANNETGVIQPMAAIGEICARHGIFFFSDATQAVGKIPTHPREYGIHMMAFSGHKMYGPKGVGALYVSNQNPRVKLAAQLDGGGHERGMRSGTLNVPGIVGFGHAAMLANKEMMEEYDRLENLRDHFEKEIQAQLEEVYINGSIQHRMPHVSNLSFRHVDGENLMMTFNQTMAVSSGSACTSASLDPSHVLVALGMGDDLAHAALRISMGRFNTAEEIDLAIQSIVSGVNRLRDESPVWEMFKDGIDLESIG; this is translated from the coding sequence ATGAGCCTCAATCGCATCTATCTGGACAATAATGCAACCACACCCTGTGATCCCCGGGTCATAGAAGTCATGTTGCCTTATTTTTTTGAAAAACCTGGTAATGCCGCCAGTCGCAATCATCCGTTTGGATGGGAGGCGGAAGAAGCAGTGGACACGGCAAGAAATCACATTGCCCATCTGATAGCAGCCGATCCGAAAGAGATCGTCTTTACTTCCGGTGCCACTGAGTCGGACAACCTTGCTCTGAAAGGACTTTTCGAGCTTTACAGACGCAAAGGCCAGCACCTCATTACGGTGAATACGGAGCATAAGGCTGTGCTGGACACCTGTAAACATCTGGAAAAAATGGGTGCGGAAGTGACTTATCTGGGTGTGGATTCGGCGGGACTGATCGATCTGGATGAACTGGAAAAGGCCATCCGGCCGGATACATTGATGGTGAGCGTAATGTGGGCCAATAATGAAACCGGAGTGATCCAGCCTATGGCTGCTATCGGTGAAATCTGCGCCCGGCACGGCATTTTCTTTTTCAGTGATGCGACACAAGCTGTAGGCAAGATACCTACTCATCCCCGGGAATATGGCATTCACATGATGGCATTTTCCGGGCATAAAATGTATGGCCCCAAAGGGGTAGGTGCTCTCTATGTGAGCAATCAGAACCCACGTGTCAAGCTGGCAGCCCAGCTGGATGGAGGTGGTCATGAGAGAGGCATGCGGTCAGGAACGCTGAATGTTCCGGGCATTGTTGGTTTTGGTCACGCCGCCATGCTGGCCAACAAAGAAATGATGGAGGAATACGATCGATTGGAAAATCTGAGGGATCATTTTGAAAAGGAGATCCAAGCTCAGCTGGAGGAAGTCTATATCAATGGCAGCATCCAGCACCGGATGCCTCATGTATCCAACCTTTCCTTCCGGCATGTGGATGGCGAAAACCTGATGATGACCTTTAATCAGACAATGGCGGTGAGCAGTGGTTCAGCCTGCACCTCGGCATCCCTGGACCCTTCTCATGTGCTGGTAGCGCTGGGTATGGGCGATGACCTTGCGCACGCTGCATTGCGTATCAGTATGGGTCGCTTCAATACAGCAGAAGAAATTGACCTGGCCATCCAATCCATCGTTAGCGGGGTCAATCGACTGCGCGATGAAAGCCCGGTATGGGAAATGTTTAAGGACGGCATTGACCTGGAATCAATTGGCTGA
- a CDS encoding iron-sulfur cluster assembly accessory protein — MLYVADSAKEKIHEIIEKDGLTPEHFVRVAVTSGGCSGLTYNMSFDHVLQPNDQVFEDNGIKVVTDLRSILYLFDTTLEFSGGLEGKGFHFNNPNATRTCACGESFSV; from the coding sequence ATGCTCTATGTAGCAGACTCTGCCAAAGAAAAAATTCACGAGATCATCGAGAAGGATGGTCTCACACCAGAGCATTTTGTCCGGGTAGCCGTCACTAGCGGCGGTTGTAGCGGTCTGACCTACAACATGTCATTCGATCATGTATTGCAGCCCAATGATCAGGTGTTTGAGGATAATGGCATCAAAGTGGTCACCGATCTGCGCAGCATCCTCTACCTGTTTGATACGACGCTGGAGTTCTCGGGTGGGCTGGAAGGTAAAGGTTTTCATTTCAACAACCCCAATGCAACCCGCACCTGCGCTTGTGGGGAAAGTTTTTCCGTTTAA
- the lptB gene encoding LPS export ABC transporter ATP-binding protein, giving the protein MKLYTRQLEKFYGRRKVVDDVTIEVNQGEIVGLLGPNGAGKTTTFYMVVGFIKPDGGAVYLEDQEITELPMYKRARLGIGYLPQEPSVFRKLSVEDNIKAVLEMTKLSREEQKSKLESLLGEFGLHKVRKNMGDSLSGGERRRTEIARALATDPYYILLDEPFAGIDPIAVEDIQQIVARLTEKNIGILITDHNVQETLSITDRAYLMFEGRILRSGSADDLANDPLVRKVYLGQHFELRKKKFS; this is encoded by the coding sequence ATGAAACTTTACACCCGGCAGCTTGAAAAATTTTACGGTCGTCGCAAAGTCGTGGACGATGTGACCATCGAGGTCAATCAGGGAGAGATCGTCGGATTGCTCGGTCCCAACGGCGCAGGAAAAACCACTACTTTTTATATGGTCGTAGGCTTCATCAAGCCCGATGGCGGTGCCGTTTACCTGGAGGACCAGGAGATCACCGAGCTTCCCATGTACAAAAGGGCACGCCTGGGTATCGGATACCTGCCCCAGGAACCTTCAGTGTTTCGTAAACTCAGCGTAGAGGACAACATCAAGGCGGTGCTTGAGATGACCAAACTCTCCAGGGAAGAACAAAAGTCAAAGCTGGAGTCACTGCTTGGTGAATTTGGACTGCATAAAGTCCGCAAGAATATGGGCGACAGCCTGAGTGGCGGCGAAAGAAGGCGTACCGAGATCGCACGCGCTCTGGCCACCGATCCCTATTACATCCTTTTGGATGAACCCTTCGCCGGGATTGACCCGATTGCTGTGGAAGACATCCAGCAAATCGTAGCAAGGCTTACCGAAAAAAATATCGGCATCCTGATCACGGACCACAATGTTCAGGAGACGCTATCGATCACAGACCGGGCCTACCTGATGTTCGAAGGACGCATCCTGCGGTCCGGAAGCGCCGATGATCTTGCCAATGATCCGCTGGTAAGGAAAGTTTACCTGGGTCAGCATTTCGAACTCCGCAAGAAAAAATTCAGTTGA